The Chthoniobacterales bacterium genome includes the window CGGAGAGTTTCAAAACGATCGCCCTTGCCGGTGATGCGCAACCGATCGCTCACCCGGAGTATTTGCGACTCAAGGTCACCGGCATCGATCCCCAGTTGATTCTGCCCGCTTTGCCAGCGGTCCCCGCCGACGAAGCGATCGAAGTGAAACTCCGCCTGCTGGTCTCCGCTCCGGACCAGCCAAAAGAGGCCTGATAAAAGAAACGCGGCGCCAGGTAGGCGCCGCGTCGCTTGCAGAGTTCCTCCGAATTATTTCATTTTCGCCTGCGCAGCCTTGACCATGTCGAGGTGCTTCTTGATCACCGACGACGTTTTCGAAGCGAATGCTTTCACGTCCGCGTCGGTCCCGTCCTTGGCTTCGGCCTGAAACGCGGCCAGGTCTTTCTCGTGGTCCTTCACCATCATGTCGATGTATTCCTTGTCGAAGTTCGCGTCGTTCATCGAATGCGATTTCGATTTTTCTTTCGAAAGATCGACGCCCTTCTTCTTGGCGATCGCCATCAATTCGTTGTTCGCCTTGGTGTGATCGGTCACCATGGTGGTGCCGATTTTCTTTACTTCGGGGCTTTTGCCCTTTTGCTGGGCCATCTTGCCCATGTCGACTTCCATCATGCCGCCCTTCGCAGCCTCTTTCATGAAGGACTTGTCCTTGGCGCTGGGGCCGGCTGCCGCAGAGGGGCTGGCAGTCGGTTTTGACTGGTCCGTTTTAGGCGGCTCCTTCGCGGCCTGCGCCGCCGGGCCGAGGCAAAGCGCGCAACCGGCTGCGATGAGCACCAGGCTTGAGAGTGATTTTGTTGGTTTTTTCATAAGTGTGATCTGGTAGTTAGCGCCGGTTATCCGGCACCTACACTTCGCGTCTTTGACCGCTTTTGGACGTGGGTGTTGCGCCCCATCCGCCCGTTTTCATCGAACCCTGGGCGGCGGCGTCTCTTCCCAGCCGTGCCGCCTCCCCATCGGCGGGATCGATCTCCGCGATCCGATTATAGATCTTCGCTTCGGTATCGCTCTCTCCCAGCTCGTGATAAAGTCGGCCCAGCTCGTGCAGGAGCTTGGTATCGCGCGGTTCGTCCTCCAGCAGCGTCTGCAAGGCGAAAACCCCCAGCCGCGGCCAGCCGGCGGCCATCGCCGCTTCCTTTAAAGCCAGATTGGCCTGGCGATGATACGGTTCGTTCTCCAGGAGATCTTCGATCATTTCAATGGCCCGCTTCGGATCTTTCCGCAGCTCCCGCCGCGCTTTCATCACGGAAAGAAAAGAGGTGTTGAAGAAGGACTTCTTCCCCGCTTTCTGCCGGGTGATCGCCGTGCGACGCAAAAGCTGGCGGCCCTGGAGAAATTCCGGCTCTTCTTTCAGAATTTCCCGCAACAGGGAAATCGCGTAACCCGAATTGCGCAGCTCGATCGCCGCCAACGCTTTTCGCCAGTGACTGCGCAATGGTTCGGTCAGTTCGTTCTCGCTTCTGGGGGGCATGTCATCTGAGGGGAGGAGTGCGGTCAATCCATGTCCTAAAACAAATCCATCTGCGGTTTAACCGGCGCAACAACTACCTTCTTGCTGCGTTTTCCTTTTCTCGGCTTGGGTTCTTCCGCGGCGCCGTTCGGTTTTTCGAGGTGCGAGAGAATGTCCTTGGCGCGATCGAGAATCTCCTTCGGCACCCCGGCCAAACGCGCGACATGGATGCCGTAACTCTTGTCCGCGCCACCCGGAATGATCTTGCGCAGGAAAATGATCTGCTCGTTCCATTCCCGCACGGCCACGTTGAAGTTCGCCACTCCCTTGCGTTCTCCGGCCAGCTTCGTCAGCTCATGGTAATGGGTTGCGAAGAGCGTGCGCGCCTTGATTCTGTCGTGGAGGAATTCGGCCACGCTCCAGGCGATCGAGAGTCCGTCGAAGGTTGAGGTGCCCCGGCCAATCTCATCCAGGATCACCAGGCTGCGTTCCGTCGCGTTGTTGACGATGTTCGCCGTCTCGTTCATTTCCACCATGAAGGTCGATTGGCCCCGGGAAAGATCGTCGCTCGCGCCGACGCGCGTGAAAACCCGATCGACCAGGCCGATCTCCGCGCTCGAGGCCGGGACGAAGCTGCCGATCTGCGCCATTAACACAATCAAGGCTACCTGCCGAATGTAGGTCGATTTGCCGGCCATGTTCGGTCCCGTGATGATGGCGAGGCGCATCCGTTCGCCATCGAGATCAGTGTCGTTAGGCACGAATTTTTCCTCCGCCAGGTTCTGGTCGAGCACCGGATGGCGCCCGTCTCGGATAACCAGCCGGAGCGAATCGTTCAGCACCGGTCGGGAATAACCGTAGAGGCGCGCCGTTTCTGCCAGCGAGCAAATGACATCGAGCGTGCCAATCGCCGCCGCCGTGCTCTGGATCGGCTCCAGTTCGCGGAGCGTCTCTTCGCGGACCGTCTGGAAGAGCTGATACTCGAGTTGCCGCGCTTTTTCATCGGCACCGAGAATCTTCGACTCCATTTCCTTCAGCTCCGGGGTGATGAAGCGCTCGCCGCCCACGGTGGTTTGCTTGCGGACATAACGACCCGGCACGTTTGCGAGGTTCGATTTCGTGATCTCGATGAAATAACCAAAAACCGAGTTGAACCGGACCTTGAGCGATTTGATCCCGGTCTCGGCAATCTCGCGCTCCTGCAATTGCGCGATCCAATTCTTCCCTTCCCGGGAGCCTTGCCGGAGTTCGTCGAGGTCGGCGTTGAATCCGTCCCGAAATATTCCCCCCTCCTTCAAAACCATGGGCGGGTCCTCCACCAGCGCTCCCGCCAGCTTTTCCGTCAGCGCCGGCATCTCCTGGAGCGAGTCAAACACCCGGCGGCAGAGAGTGCCGGGCTGGGGTTCCTTGCCAAATTCCGTCCGATCGATCAGCTTCCGCAACTCCCCCTTCAATTCCGGGATTTGCTGAAGCGAAACTTTGAGCGCCACCAGGTCGCGCGCGTTGCCCGACGCCTGGCTCAACCGGCCGGCGGCGCGCTCCAGGTCCCGGATCGATTTCAAGCAGGCGCGCAGACCTGCCAGAAGATCGGCTTCGTGCAACAAATCGGCGATCAATTGCTGCCGGCACTCCAGTTCGTGGAGATCGCGCAACGGCTGCAAAATCCAGCTTCGCAATTTCCGGCCGCCCATCGGCGTGACCGTGCGGTCCAGCGCGGCGAGCAGGCTCATGTTTCGCGCCCCGCGCGATTCCACCAGCTCGAGATTCGCCTGGGTGGCGGCGTCGAGCAGGACATAATCGTCCCGCGCGTCACAACGCAGCGACGCCAGGTGATCGACTTTCCGGCGCAGCTGCTGCTTTAGGTAATGCACGATTGCGCCCGCCGCACCGATCGCCGCCGGCATCTCGCTGCAACCAAAACCATCGAGTGATTTGACCCGAAAATGTTCGCAGAGCGTGAACCGGGCGTGATCGGTCAGGAACGCGAAGTCATCGTAGGCCAGAGAGCGCGCGATCTCGCCGAACTCACCCATTTGCCGCTCGCTCACCAGCACTTCCGCGGGCGAAATCCGAGCCAGATCGTCCAGCAAAGCGCTGATGTTATTCGCTTCGGTCACGCGAAACTCGCCGGTGCTCAGCTCGGCATAGGCGAAACCAAACCGGCCCTCGTGGAAATAAACCGCGCCGAGATAATTCGGCCGGTTCGCCTTCAACAAATCCAGCTCGCTCACTGTTCCGGCGGTGATGATCTGGGTGATCTCGCGCGTGACGATTTTCCCCGGCCGCGGCTCGCTGGTTTGATCGCAGATCGCGACTCGGCGCCCCGCCTGAATCAATTTCGCGATGTAGCCCTGGGCGGCATGATAAGGCATGCCGCACATCGGCACGCTGTTCCGGTGGGTGAGCGCAAGATTCAAAAGCCCCGACGCTTCCTTGGCGTCCTCGAAAAAGAGCTCGTAAAAATCCCCGAGCCGAAAGAGCAAGAGCGTGTCCGGCGGCACCGAGGCGCGCAGCCGCTGGTATTGCTGCATCATCGGTGTAAGCGCGTCCGGCATGGTTTTCAGCTTGGAATCAAGGGGGCTGTTTTGCGAGTTTG containing:
- a CDS encoding DUF4142 domain-containing protein, which translates into the protein MKKPTKSLSSLVLIAAGCALCLGPAAQAAKEPPKTDQSKPTASPSAAAGPSAKDKSFMKEAAKGGMMEVDMGKMAQQKGKSPEVKKIGTTMVTDHTKANNELMAIAKKKGVDLSKEKSKSHSMNDANFDKEYIDMMVKDHEKDLAAFQAEAKDGTDADVKAFASKTSSVIKKHLDMVKAAQAKMK
- the mutS gene encoding DNA mismatch repair protein MutS, which gives rise to MPDALTPMMQQYQRLRASVPPDTLLLFRLGDFYELFFEDAKEASGLLNLALTHRNSVPMCGMPYHAAQGYIAKLIQAGRRVAICDQTSEPRPGKIVTREITQIITAGTVSELDLLKANRPNYLGAVYFHEGRFGFAYAELSTGEFRVTEANNISALLDDLARISPAEVLVSERQMGEFGEIARSLAYDDFAFLTDHARFTLCEHFRVKSLDGFGCSEMPAAIGAAGAIVHYLKQQLRRKVDHLASLRCDARDDYVLLDAATQANLELVESRGARNMSLLAALDRTVTPMGGRKLRSWILQPLRDLHELECRQQLIADLLHEADLLAGLRACLKSIRDLERAAGRLSQASGNARDLVALKVSLQQIPELKGELRKLIDRTEFGKEPQPGTLCRRVFDSLQEMPALTEKLAGALVEDPPMVLKEGGIFRDGFNADLDELRQGSREGKNWIAQLQEREIAETGIKSLKVRFNSVFGYFIEITKSNLANVPGRYVRKQTTVGGERFITPELKEMESKILGADEKARQLEYQLFQTVREETLRELEPIQSTAAAIGTLDVICSLAETARLYGYSRPVLNDSLRLVIRDGRHPVLDQNLAEEKFVPNDTDLDGERMRLAIITGPNMAGKSTYIRQVALIVLMAQIGSFVPASSAEIGLVDRVFTRVGASDDLSRGQSTFMVEMNETANIVNNATERSLVILDEIGRGTSTFDGLSIAWSVAEFLHDRIKARTLFATHYHELTKLAGERKGVANFNVAVREWNEQIIFLRKIIPGGADKSYGIHVARLAGVPKEILDRAKDILSHLEKPNGAAEEPKPRKGKRSKKVVVAPVKPQMDLF